In Rhineura floridana isolate rRhiFlo1 chromosome 6, rRhiFlo1.hap2, whole genome shotgun sequence, one genomic interval encodes:
- the BLACAT1 gene encoding bladder cancer associated transcript 1 translates to MPQFTFACFCGLHGFCNMKRKKEEPSTEQETAV, encoded by the coding sequence ATGCCCCAGTTCACTTTTGCTTGCTTCTGTGGGCTCCATGGCTTCTGCAAtatgaaaaggaaaaaggaagagccCAGCACCGAGCAAGAGACAGCCGTTTGA